GTAGGAAAGCTAAATCAAACGTTATAAATTAACTTTTGTGTCTTGTTAGCGAGTAAAGGCATATTTTCATTCCCTACTTTTAATGCATCATGGTTCGTCTCAGCACATCCGCAGCTAAAGAAATTCAACGCCTGCAAGCTAAGCAGCATGATCAAAATGTCTTCTTTCGGCTAAAGGTTCAAGCTGGTGGCTGCTCTAGCTTGTTATACAACATGGAATTTGATACTAATCTCACTCCAAGCGATCGCGTTTATGACTGTAGCGGAATTACCGTTGTTGTCGATGCGCAAAGCACTGATTATATTCATGACCTCCTCCTTGATTATTCGGAAGATTTGATGGGCGGAGGTTTTCGCTTTCATAATCCTCAAGCGATCGCAACTTGTAGCTGCGGTAACTCATTTTCCATAGCATCTGATGCCTCTACTTCTCAATAGTAGCGATTGATAACCAACTATCAAGCAGGAAACCTCAACACAATTCTCTGACCTCTGCCCCTTCTTTACTGCTGCCGATTTGACACAAACTTGATAAGTTTGTTATACTCAGGATTTGTTAAAACTTAAAGCAGTAAGCAAATTTACGTGCTGTAACCCATGCCAACCATACAGCAACTCATTCGTAGCGAACGTCAACTAACAAGCAAGAAAACAAAATCGCCAGCATTGAAGGAATGCCCGCAGCGTAGAGGCGTCTGCACGCGGGTATATACTACAACTCCTAAGAAGCCTAACTCTGCCTTGCGCAAGGTAGCTAGAGTGCGCTTGACCTCTGGGTTTGAAGTCACCGCATACATTCCTGGAATTGGTCACAATTTACAAGAACACTCGGTCGTTATGATTCGAGGTGGTCGTGTTAAAGACTTGCCTGGAGTGCGGTACCACATCATTCGCGGGACGCTAGACACCGCCGGAGTCAAAGACCGCAAGCAGGGGCGTTCTAAATATGGTACAAAGCGCCCCAAGTAACATAATTTGCAGAAAAAAGTGTAGCAAATCTCACGCTTGCTACAATTCTTAAACAAAAATGTTAAAGTGGCAAAGTGATGCCTACGCTTGCTTTGATAAGCGGAAGTATATTTACTAGGCGGCTAGCAAAGTTAATATATCCAGCTTAAAAACTAGAATAATGACTAGTTATATTTAAAGCTGTGCCAAAGAGTGTCACAGCCGAAGCCCGCTCTTAAATGTCGTTGTTGCCCAGTAGTTCAATTTAAAGGCTTACGTATGTCTCGTCGTACTGTTATTCAAAAACGTCCAGTTCCCCCAGATTCAGTATATAACAGTCGCATCATCAGCATGATGATGCGACGGGTGATGCGTAGCGGAAAAAAATCTCTAGCTGCAAGAATCATCTATGATGCAATGAAAACCATCGAAGAACGGACGGGTGGCGATCCGATCGAAACTTTTGAAAGAGCGGTACGTAATGCAACTCCGCTAGTCGAAGTTAAA
This is a stretch of genomic DNA from Chroogloeocystis siderophila 5.2 s.c.1. It encodes these proteins:
- the rpsL gene encoding 30S ribosomal protein S12 — translated: MPTIQQLIRSERQLTSKKTKSPALKECPQRRGVCTRVYTTTPKKPNSALRKVARVRLTSGFEVTAYIPGIGHNLQEHSVVMIRGGRVKDLPGVRYHIIRGTLDTAGVKDRKQGRSKYGTKRPK
- a CDS encoding HesB/IscA family protein — encoded protein: MVRLSTSAAKEIQRLQAKQHDQNVFFRLKVQAGGCSSLLYNMEFDTNLTPSDRVYDCSGITVVVDAQSTDYIHDLLLDYSEDLMGGGFRFHNPQAIATCSCGNSFSIASDASTSQ